A portion of the Achromobacter sp. MFA1 R4 genome contains these proteins:
- a CDS encoding LysR substrate-binding domain-containing protein: MESILRKLDLTSLRLFVAVCQENSIARAAEREFIAPSAVSRRIADMESLIGLPLIARHTRGVTVTPAGQTVLRHARQIIGDVEAMGAELSRFYEGVKGRVRVVANLSAIVQFLPEDVAAFQRLFPDVDIDLEEQHSPDVLRLVRERAADFGICNRIAGAEGLTLLPYRRDRLAVMLPSGHPKAAARQLSLADIAEETFVGLRENSALTQLLAARAAALGRTLSVKIRVASLDALCRMAHAGLGIAVMPQQVAELYLQALDVVVRPLSDDWARRELCIVFPGQAQLPATAGTLVKFLAQQG; encoded by the coding sequence TTCGTGGCGGTGTGCCAGGAAAACAGCATCGCGCGGGCCGCCGAGCGCGAGTTCATCGCGCCGTCCGCCGTCAGCCGGCGCATCGCCGACATGGAATCGCTGATCGGCCTGCCGCTGATCGCCCGGCACACCCGTGGCGTGACGGTGACGCCAGCCGGGCAGACCGTGCTGCGCCACGCGCGGCAGATCATCGGCGACGTCGAGGCCATGGGGGCGGAGCTGTCGCGGTTCTATGAGGGCGTGAAGGGACGGGTGCGCGTGGTGGCCAATCTGTCGGCCATCGTGCAGTTCCTGCCCGAGGACGTGGCCGCGTTCCAGCGCCTTTTTCCCGATGTGGACATCGACCTGGAAGAGCAGCACAGCCCCGACGTCCTGCGCCTGGTGCGCGAGCGCGCCGCCGATTTCGGCATCTGCAACCGGATTGCGGGCGCGGAGGGGCTGACGCTGCTGCCGTACCGCCGCGACCGGCTTGCCGTGATGCTGCCGTCCGGCCATCCCAAGGCGGCCGCGCGCCAGCTCAGCCTGGCGGACATTGCCGAGGAAACCTTCGTGGGCCTGCGCGAGAACAGCGCGCTGACGCAGCTGCTGGCCGCACGGGCCGCGGCGCTGGGCAGGACGTTGTCGGTCAAGATCCGCGTGGCGAGCCTGGACGCGCTGTGCCGCATGGCGCACGCCGGCCTGGGCATCGCCGTCATGCCGCAGCAGGTGGCCGAACTGTACCTGCAGGCGCTGGATGTGGTGGTGCGGCCGTTGTCGGACGACTGGGCGCGGCGCGAGCTCTGCATCGTGTTTCCCGGCCAGGCGCAGCTGCCGGCCACCGCGGGCACCCTCGTCAAGTTCCTGGCGCAGCAGGGCTGA